The following coding sequences are from one Pyxidicoccus xibeiensis window:
- a CDS encoding glycoside hydrolase family 16 protein, protein MKKPSWSFPLGTISALLLSVPGLAGAAPFTENWASYPSPYFYSYGGAANSASSVSQSGTTDGRALRLRLSAYPAAGVGGGITQESSARYKYGTFTTRLKTPSCSTQPNTGIVTGFFTYFNDGGDYNGNGLPDNSEIDFEWLCAEPQVIYLTMYTDFGPTAHRRVSRILNLATGTLHSTCYYESFSGPCQPLAGNENLPATIPALPGYNSSTAYYEYGFTWTASRVTWWVVHPTSGQRITLWDYQGPASRIPANSSHFLTNTWHTNDWTPPSRPLATQPPNSTRYAYVDWTAYVP, encoded by the coding sequence ATGAAGAAGCCAAGCTGGAGCTTTCCGTTGGGAACGATTTCCGCGCTGCTCCTGAGCGTGCCGGGCCTGGCGGGGGCAGCACCCTTCACCGAGAACTGGGCGTCGTATCCGTCACCCTATTTCTACAGCTACGGCGGAGCCGCGAACTCGGCGTCGTCTGTCTCGCAGTCCGGCACGACGGATGGGCGCGCGCTGCGGCTGCGACTGTCGGCCTACCCGGCGGCGGGGGTCGGCGGAGGCATCACCCAGGAGAGCTCGGCGCGCTACAAGTACGGGACGTTCACCACCCGGCTGAAGACCCCGAGCTGCTCGACGCAGCCGAACACGGGCATCGTCACGGGCTTCTTCACGTACTTCAATGACGGCGGCGACTACAACGGCAATGGCCTGCCGGACAACAGCGAGATTGACTTCGAGTGGCTGTGTGCCGAGCCCCAGGTCATCTACCTCACGATGTACACGGACTTCGGGCCCACCGCGCATCGGCGCGTCTCGCGAATCCTCAACCTGGCCACCGGCACCCTCCACTCCACCTGCTACTACGAGAGCTTCAGCGGGCCCTGCCAGCCGCTCGCGGGCAACGAGAACCTGCCCGCGACGATTCCGGCACTGCCGGGGTACAACTCCAGCACGGCGTATTACGAGTATGGCTTCACCTGGACGGCGAGCCGCGTGACGTGGTGGGTGGTCCACCCCACCAGCGGCCAGCGAATCACGCTGTGGGACTACCAGGGGCCGGCCTCGCGCATCCCCGCCAACAGCTCCCACTTCCTGACCAACACCTGGCATACGAATGACTGGACGCCGCCCAGCCGCCCGCTGGCGACCCAGCCGCCGAACTCGACGCGGTATGCCTACGTGGACTGGACGGCGTACGTGCCCTGA